The window ATGCAGACCCGGACCCCTGGGTTCGTATGGCAGCTGGCGCGTTTCGCGACGGCTACGCAGCCCGGTCTGCGGACAACCGCCTGAGCTGGGATCTGGGCGTTGAATTTTTTAACCGCCTGGGCGAGCGCCACACCGTCCCAGGTCTGCGGACGCTGCAATCCGTGGCGATTCCCTATCGGGACGACAACCGCTATATATGGACCTTTGCCGAAAACGTTTGGGATCAGGGCGTGGAGTATGTGGCCGCCAGCCAGCGTCAGCTGCGGCGCACCGTATCCGTCATCGAGATGGCCAACGAACTCGACTGCGAGCTGGCGGGCGACGATGCCCAGGAGGTCTGGACCCTGGAGACGGAATTCTACCGGGACGGCGACCCGGACGGGGTGAGTATCAACCAGATCGAAGGGCGGGAGCCCGTAAGCACGCCCTACCATTATCCGGAGTGGGACTATCAGATTCAGCTCAGCCGTCCGGAATGGACCACTGTGCTGGAGAAGCGTCAGCCGCGCGGCGACGCCCGGGACATCGATCGGGTTCTGGAGGCCTACAAACCGCTGGCGTCGCGCATCAAGCACGTGATCGACAGTCTGCAGCCGGAGGGCGTGGTCCGGCTGCGCCGCCAGGAGGTGGGGGACGAAATCGATCTGGACGCGGCGATCCGCGCCATGGTGGACCTGCGCATGGGACGCAGCCCGGATCCGCGTATCAACATTCGTCACGTCCGCAAGACCCGGGATCTGGCGGTGCTGGTGCTGCTGGATCTGTCCGAATCCACCAATGAGAGCTTGGGGGACAGCGACCGGCCGGTGGTGCAGTTGGCGCGCGAGGCCACCGCGTTGCTCGCCTGGGCGATCCATGGTATCGGCGATCCCTTCGCCATCCACGGTTTCGCCTCCGATGGGCGCCATGACGTACAATATTACCGGTTCAAGGACTTCGGCCAGCCCTACGACGACAAGGTGAAGGCGCGCCTCGCGGGGATGCGGGGTGGACTTTCCACCCGCATGGGCGCCGCGTTCCGCCACGCGGCGGGATTTCTACTGCGCGAGCTGGAACGCAAGAAACTGCTGCTGGTAGTGAGTGACGGGGAGCCGGCCGATGTGGATATCCGGGATCCGGTGTACCTGCGGCAGGACGCGAAGAAGGCAGTGGAGGAGTTGGCCACCCGTGGGGTATTCACCTACTGCCTGACCCTGGATCGACACGCGGATGAATACGTGCCGCGGATCTTCGGGGCCCGGGGATACACCGTGGTTGATCATGTGCAGCGGTTGCCCGAGCGGCTCCCTGCGGTATTCGCCGGCCTCACGAAATAGCGGCTCTGCCAT of the Chromatiales bacterium 21-64-14 genome contains:
- a CDS encoding VWA domain-containing protein — encoded protein: MTVNLEEYRPFLEKVTPELRETFDACFGEAARVMSPGGMHNYLEGARGLCELGRGTDLVVSYLEAMPAVAKAVGENLIPVCVSAAMKLASMVSGQIIALLFATLPIAARRLGDAELLRNYLALIHQLSAKAPRGLRPMLEHLDPLLAKLTLGGLRRWANWGAQAHGRDFAAQTRYFALESSDSLAVLQQERRGTLFVDLHRRLNFYLRALWGRDFFMRPTSGDYESREGYRPFIEGRVLHLPDAYDDYADIPGSELYRAAAAHAAAHIVYTSAPISAEGLSPGQMVFIALFEDARVEHLAIREFPGLKQLWLRFHEKVQDVSCPTDPVVGLVERCAHALLDAGYADPDPWVRMAAGAFRDGYAARSADNRLSWDLGVEFFNRLGERHTVPGLRTLQSVAIPYRDDNRYIWTFAENVWDQGVEYVAASQRQLRRTVSVIEMANELDCELAGDDAQEVWTLETEFYRDGDPDGVSINQIEGREPVSTPYHYPEWDYQIQLSRPEWTTVLEKRQPRGDARDIDRVLEAYKPLASRIKHVIDSLQPEGVVRLRRQEVGDEIDLDAAIRAMVDLRMGRSPDPRINIRHVRKTRDLAVLVLLDLSESTNESLGDSDRPVVQLAREATALLAWAIHGIGDPFAIHGFASDGRHDVQYYRFKDFGQPYDDKVKARLAGMRGGLSTRMGAAFRHAAGFLLRELERKKLLLVVSDGEPADVDIRDPVYLRQDAKKAVEELATRGVFTYCLTLDRHADEYVPRIFGARGYTVVDHVQRLPERLPAVFAGLTK